A region of Montipora capricornis isolate CH-2021 unplaced genomic scaffold, ASM3666992v2 scaffold_189, whole genome shotgun sequence DNA encodes the following proteins:
- the LOC138034793 gene encoding uncharacterized protein: protein MGRFLCSLDWSLLFGSLESCDALLSVFEEVTHTGLDLFMPVSKVRLNTRDASWMTLHLKDLIQKRQQAFHKKGADSVQFKFYRSQVNRERKLCRTKFYESHVVHTKKEDPKAWWREMKCLSGGKVCSGDLINHINVKEVENLSTCELANSIKKAFHEPLEEYRLSCPITRLALEKNSPKFLEVSDERVWKILSKLNAFKSCGPDRIPNWLLKEYDNLVAFPLSRILNALFNEQHLPCSWILADVTPLPKKKPVKILKKDLRPIALTPCVSKVAEEFVVRDYIMPAILNKLNMNQYGAVPKSSTTLALLDMLHAWSRAPTEIVLL, encoded by the coding sequence ATGGGAAGATTTCTATGCTCATTGGATTGGTCTTTGTTATTTGGCTCCCTTGAAAGCTGCGATGCTTTACTCAGTGTTTTTGAAGAGGTTACACACACAGGCCTCGACCTTTTCATGCCCGTCAGCAAAGTTCGGTTGAATACACGTGATGCTTCTTGGATGACACTGCACTTGAAAGATTTGATACAGAAAAGGCAACAGGCTTTCCACAAAAAGGGTGCGGATTCAGttcaattcaaattttataGAAGTCAGGTTAACCGAGAGAGAAAGCTTTGTAGAACAAAGTTTTATGAGTCACATGTGGTGCATACAAAGAAGGAAGACCCCAAGGCTTGGTGGAGAGAGATGAAATGTTTAAGTGGCGGGAAAGTTTGCTCAGGTGATCTCATTAATCACATAAACGTTAAGGAAGTTGAGAACTTATCTACATGTGAATTGGCGAATTCCATAAAGAAAGCATTCCACGAACCTCTTGAAGAGTACCGTCTGTCTTGCCCCATTACTCGCCTGGCACTGGAAAAAAATTCCCCGAAGTTCCTAGAAGTATCCGATGAacgtgtttggaaaatactatCAAAACTCAATGCCTTTAAATCGTGTGGCCCTGACAGGATTCCTAATTGGCTTCTGAAAGAATACGACAACCTTGTTGCTTTTCCTCTAAGCAGAATTCTCAACGCATTGTTTAACGAGCAACATTTACCTTGTTCGTGGatattggctgatgtaactccGCTTCCTAAAAAAAAACCTGTAAAAATCTTAAAGAAGGATCTTAGACCCATTGCACTTACTCCATGTGTCTCGAAAGTAGCTGAGGAGTTCGTGGTACGTGATTACATCATGCCTGCCATTCTAAATAAACTGAATATGAATCAGTATGGCGCTGTACCAAAGTCTTCCACCACCCTCGCTTTATTGGACATGCTTCATGCTTGGTCTAGGGCACCGACGGAAATAGTGCTACTATAA